The Culex quinquefasciatus strain JHB chromosome 2, VPISU_Cqui_1.0_pri_paternal, whole genome shotgun sequence genome contains the following window.
GAAAAGTGActgttcgtcactttttagtttaaattggatcaaccaacggggtacaacctaaaaaagtgtcaaacgaaaaagtgaccaaccaccgggggttgcgtttattgtgtttcatatgtttataggatctttacaaaaaaaatcttgatattTATTCTTGTCATTTGCGGATAAATATTTGTCAGTCAAACGTAGTTCTACGCCAACTTACAAAATCacacgtgtgtgtttgtgtgtcagAATGTCTCTTCAAAAAGATGTCCTTGAAGTAAAATGGCCCGATTATTGCGAACACCCCAGCATCCCGCCAAATTTGAGCATAATTAGACCGATGTTGCCTGGAAATTTCGAAACATTCGTTAATCTGCTCTCGATCTGATAAGTGCGTCGCAAATAATCGCGTTCGGATTCAAATTTAAGACgtaattaacaaaaaaacgtGCCATGGCACCACGCCGTAAACGTGCTGCTGCAAAGACCTCGGAGGTAAGATTCTAACaacaaattctgaaaagtttactgaattttaactgaaattaaTTCTCGCAGGCTGCCCCGGCCAAAAAGGTCGCCAAGAAAGCCAGCCCCCCTCCGAAGGAGGAACAACCGGAACCAGTGGCTGCCACGGAGGAAGCAGGGGCAACCATCTTCATCGAACACTGCAAGTCATGATCCGTGTTCAAGCGCAAGGCGGCCCAGATCCACTCGGAACTGGGTGCCCTTGCGCCGGAACAGTCGTTCAACCTGGTGCTGAACGAGAACGGAAAGTCCCGCCGTGGGGCTTTCGAGATATCCGTGGCCAAGGCGGGCGAGTCGGAGAAGGTGCTCGTCTGGTCCGGACTGCCAAAGGGTCCGCCGCGGAAGGACAAGTTCCCCGAGGCTGAGGCCATCTTGGCGGATGTGTTGAAGGCGTTGAAGTAGGagtgatttgtttgttttgagataGTGTGTAGGTTGAATTGGGCTGCGAAGGGCTGTTGAATCTTTGCTGTATGAAGATATCGAGGCAAACCCGCGAGGGACCTTGAAGTCGGAAGTTTGCAGACTACCTCAGTGGTGAAGGGAGTTTCGGAGCTGAATTCAACTGGACTGTCTAACCGATTTGTGTTCTAATAAACTCAGGATGTTCCATGTTCTAATATGCAGCTAGTTTCATTTGCACAAACAGAGAACGCACTGACCTGCTTACCGCAGCACGTAGTCCTTGGGATAGTCCATGATCTTGGGGAAGTTCTTGACCAGCTCCGGGTCCAGTTGGTCTAACCGTTGCGGGACGCGCCTTGGTTGGCGGATCTGGTTCGATACATTTTCCAGGATTTCCTTCGGGACATTGTCGTCCTTGAAGAGGTGCAACCGCTGCATTGTGTAGCGCCGTTGAAGGTTACCGTGCATTGACCGGTAGACGGCTTTCTTCATGATCATGGTGGGATCCTTCTCGTGCAGCTCCCAGGCCAACGTCCAGCTAGCTCCACCGGCATAACCCGTGTGGTGAAAATAGGCGCGCTTCTTCCACTCGTCACCAGGCAGGGCAATCTCGGCAGTGTTGATGACCACCACGTGGTCTCCGCAGTCATCTGCGGGGAGGAATGCGATTTAGGATACGTCCCTATTCCGGCTGAAGATTGAACTCAACTTACTCATCGGGTGGTAGATCGGCTTGTGCAGCCCCATCAGGTGCTTCCGGATCAGCGAGGCCGACTCGAACGGATTCTGCCAGGCACAGTCGTAGATGTGCCATGCCCGCGCAAAGGTGGCCCATTGCTGGAAGTGGGAATGTTTATGTAATTACATCCATGTAAAGTTTATTGGCGTTGGATTGTGTCGCAGTAATCTTACCTGAACACGTTGAGTTACGGACATCCTTCAAAGTTACAGATTTCCgcttattacaatttttaagtaaaaGAACGGCGAAAATTGCTACAATCGAATCCGGATCGATCgtgaaaatcaaaacaagaaGTCGATTCTCGCGACCGGTCGCgtgtttttgttgttgacaGCAGCTGCTGTCAAAATTTGCTTTTGATGTTTTGGTCTCGCTGTCTACTTGGTCGTTTATTTCATAAGCACGAAGATTTGAAACGGTTTGAAACGATTGTCATATCGTGCGAGGGGGTTGGGTGTTGGGTGGGGTGGGAGCAAACCGGCACACTTGTTTGACTTGCTTCAGCTCAGTCATTGTTTTCGTGAGTGGCTTCGAGGTTGGATGTGAATCGGCGGAGTCATCTTCCCAGTTTTGTGCATTTTTAGCAGTAATTAACTTGCTTTTTGTTCCATTAAGTGCTTGAAAGTGTTGATTAGAATTTGAATTTGTGGTATGTGTTGAAAAAAACTCCTAACTATCGATTTAATGACATCATTTTGGGTCGcaaatttttaaccaattttgcaTCACTTGCTGCCGACTTAATTGCAGTTACCGTGATGTGGGGTATAATTatccccattttttttttttatttggctatgcagtcaaaatatttttcaaagtttatgacaTGTCCCTGGACTCTGgacggcaaaaataaaaataaagttaataagTAAACTTGTGAGTCTCCTTGAAAACCATAATTTTGGAACCTCTAGGATGAAAAGACTACAGAGCAAATTTGCTGATTCGAATGGACCTGCGTTCGAATTAACGAATCTGGGGAAAAAAGCTTGAAACTTCATGCTCGGAAATTGTCGAACAATCGGGGTTAACATGTCTGCATCAGTTTGGTTTCAATCTTCGCTTACTTTTTTAACTGCTT
Protein-coding sequences here:
- the LOC6043912 gene encoding selenoprotein H, producing the protein MAPRRKRAAAKTSEAAPAKKVAKKASPPPKEEQPEPVAATEEAGATIFIEHCKSUSVFKRKAAQIHSELGALAPEQSFNLVLNENGKSRRGAFEISVAKAGESEKVLVWSGLPKGPPRKDKFPEAEAILADVLKALK
- the LOC6043911 gene encoding 39S ribosomal protein L13, mitochondrial gives rise to the protein MSVTQRVQQWATFARAWHIYDCAWQNPFESASLIRKHLMGLHKPIYHPMNDCGDHVVVINTAEIALPGDEWKKRAYFHHTGYAGGASWTLAWELHEKDPTMIMKKAVYRSMHGNLQRRYTMQRLHLFKDDNVPKEILENVSNQIRQPRRVPQRLDQLDPELVKNFPKIMDYPKDYVLR